A genomic region of Candidatus Marimicrobium litorale contains the following coding sequences:
- the aroE gene encoding shikimate dehydrogenase → MIEKPRYAVFGNPIKQSKSPEIHALFAEQCDRELLYRAVRVDRGAFAAAVAQFFDGGGAGLNVTVPFKQEAFDLADHLSERAAKAGAANTLTRREDGTVAGDNTDGIGLVRDLVANLGWMIQGQRVLLLGAGGAARGVLGPLLRERPQELLVVNRTAQRAEQLVREFRDQGQVSGGAYALANDRQFDLVINATSAGLDGTVPDLPGELLTERGCCYDMVYGAEPTPFMRWAAHHAAWAVSDGLGMLVEQAAESFYIWHGARPDTGPVVQQLRGAMNAL, encoded by the coding sequence ATGATTGAAAAACCCAGATACGCTGTTTTCGGCAACCCGATTAAGCAGAGCAAATCGCCGGAAATCCATGCGCTGTTCGCGGAGCAGTGCGATCGCGAGCTGCTTTATCGCGCGGTGCGGGTGGATCGAGGTGCCTTTGCCGCCGCCGTTGCGCAGTTTTTTGATGGGGGAGGCGCCGGCCTCAATGTCACCGTGCCGTTCAAGCAAGAGGCGTTCGATCTCGCAGATCATCTGAGTGAGAGAGCTGCCAAGGCAGGTGCCGCCAACACGCTGACGCGGCGTGAAGATGGCACGGTTGCCGGCGATAATACCGATGGTATCGGCTTGGTGCGAGATCTGGTCGCCAATCTCGGGTGGATGATACAGGGCCAGCGGGTGCTGTTACTGGGTGCTGGTGGTGCCGCCCGCGGCGTCCTTGGCCCCCTGTTGCGAGAGAGGCCGCAGGAACTGCTGGTGGTAAACAGAACCGCGCAACGCGCCGAGCAATTGGTGCGGGAGTTTCGGGACCAGGGGCAGGTCTCCGGTGGTGCCTACGCGCTGGCGAATGACCGTCAATTTGACCTGGTAATTAACGCGACCAGCGCCGGGCTCGATGGCACGGTGCCGGACCTCCCGGGTGAATTATTGACCGAGCGCGGTTGCTGCTATGACATGGTTTACGGTGCCGAGCCCACGCCCTTTATGCGCTGGGCGGCCCACCATGCGGCCTGGGCGGTATCTGATGGGTTGGGCATGCTGGTAGAGCAGGCGGCAGAATCTTTCTATATCTGGCACGGTGCGCGCCCGGATACTGGGCCGGTTGTGCAGCAGTTGCGCGGGGCCATGAACGCCCTGTGA
- a CDS encoding gamma carbonic anhydrase family protein, whose protein sequence is MRHYRPTSLRSFAGISPTTGQRVLIDPSAVVIGDVTLEDDVSVWPQVAIRGDMHRIFIGARTNVQDGSVLHITHDGPYNPGGWPLHIGCDVTIGHNATLHGCTLGDRVLVGMGATVMDGVTVENEVVIGACALVTPGKTLRSGYLYAGTPAREIRALSEKERAYFTYSANNYLSLKDQHIEELEALPETA, encoded by the coding sequence ATGCGCCACTATCGTCCCACCAGCCTGCGAAGTTTTGCCGGTATTTCCCCCACCACCGGTCAGAGAGTACTCATCGACCCCAGCGCAGTGGTCATCGGAGACGTCACTCTGGAGGATGACGTCTCTGTCTGGCCTCAAGTCGCCATTCGCGGAGACATGCACCGTATTTTTATCGGGGCCAGAACCAATGTTCAGGACGGCAGCGTACTGCACATTACCCACGATGGACCCTATAACCCCGGTGGCTGGCCGCTGCATATTGGCTGCGATGTCACTATCGGGCACAACGCGACGTTGCACGGGTGCACGCTTGGTGATCGGGTTCTTGTGGGTATGGGCGCAACCGTTATGGACGGAGTCACCGTGGAAAATGAGGTCGTCATCGGTGCCTGCGCGCTGGTAACACCGGGTAAAACACTGCGCAGCGGCTACCTTTATGCCGGCACCCCGGCGCGCGAAATCAGAGCCCTGTCAGAAAAAGAGCGTGCCTACTTCACCTACAGCGCCAATAACTATCTGTCTTTGAAGGACCAGCACATAGAAGAGCTGGAGGCCCTGCCGGAGACGGCCTGA